In the genome of uncultured Pseudomonas sp., the window GCTTTACCGGTGTCTTCCAGCAAGGCTTTGGTGCCTGAGGTGATGTTGCGTGAGGCGTCCGCATCCGACTGAATGACATCGGTGCGGGCCGCGCTCTCACGCAGTTCGGCATCGATATAGTCATTAGCCCGTGCCGCACGGGCGCGCTTGGCCTGCAACTCCAGCTTGCGCTCCTCCAGCTCCAGCGCGCGCAACTCGTCTTCAAAACCCTCTTCGCGGCTGCGCACGCGCTTGTTTTCCGCTTCCTGAACCTGGCGCTGCGCCGCGGCCTTTTGGGCGGCGGCTTGCTGGGCAGCGGCGCGTTGGCGGCGATTAGCCTCATCACGCGCGTTGGCACGCGCCTGCTCGGCGGCGGCCTGGCGAAAGCGTTCGGCTTCGGCATTGGCTTGTGCTTGCTTGGTTTCTTGTTCGATTTGGTACAGCTGATCGAACTGATTGGCCAGGGCGGGCAGGGTCAGCAATGCCAGGGCAGAGCCTAGAACGATATGTTTCATCTGCGTGGCCCTCAGCCTTTGGTTGGTTCAGGGCACGTGGCGTTAGGCTGGATGCGGGTCTCGTTGGACAGCATCATGACCATCAGGGAGATTTCGCCGATCTTGAACTCGCAAGTCCGGCCGACCTGAGCAGAGGTGAAGATTTTGCCGTTTTCGGAGTAACCGATCAGTACGCCAGGCACCAGGGTGGTGTCGTTAACCAGCGAACCGGCCATGGCACCGGCTGCGCCGCCGGCTACACCACCAACAATCGCGGTGTCACGATGGTTCTGTGCACCCAGTGCAGCGCCACCCACTGCGCCGAGCAGACCGCCAACCATCATGGCGGCCTTCTTGTTTTTCTCGTTGCTGACTTTGATCTTGGTGGGGGAAACCGTGATGATCTTGATGGTTTTGGCTTCTTGCTGAGTATTAACCTGACTCGCGTCGAAGACATCCGCTTGGTACTGTTCGCCAGTGGCTTGGCAGCCTGCCAATACGGCGGCGATAGAAAGTGCCAGACAACGTTTGATCATCATTCCTTTATTCCTTGATGATTATAAAAAATCCATTTACCAGCTCATTTCCGACTAAGCATGGCAGTCGGCCAGCATTCTAATCAAAGGAGTTGTTGGGGGTAAAGGTCGATCCTGTCACACCCATCATGTACTCCGGCTTGACCATTGGGGCGTTTTGCTACTGCCATGAGTCGATTGTTTTCTACTGCTCCCCCGCGCAGCACCCTGATTCTGCTGGCCTCGCTGTATTGCGCACAGGGCCTGCCTTCCGGCCTGTTGGCGCATTCGCTGCCGGTGCTGCTGCGTCAGCACGGGGTCGATTTGGCACTGATTGGTTTGCTCAAGTTGCTGGCGTTGCCCTGGCTGCTCAAGGTGCTCTGGGCGCCCTGGGTGGATCGCTTGGCCTCGCCACGGCTGGGCCATCGGCGCGGTTGGATTGTGCCGTTGCAGCTGGGGGTTATCGCGGTGCTGGCGGGCTTGGCGCTGATGGACCCTGAGCGCTTGTTTGGCAGTCATTTTCTGCTGCTGATGGGCCTGTTGTTGCTGGTCAATCTGGCGGCCTCGACCCAGGACATTGCCACCGATGGTTTGGCCGTGCGCCTGTTGCCTGAGCGCTGGCGCGGGCTGGGTAACAGCCTGCAGGTGGGTGGCTACAAGGTCGGTATGCTGGTCAGTGGCAGTGGCCTGTTGTTGGCGATGGACACGTTAGGCTGGCACCTCAGCCTGGCTCTGGTAGCGGCGCTGCTGGTGCTGATGAGCGTGCCGATCTGG includes:
- a CDS encoding DUF5384 family protein, with product MKHIVLGSALALLTLPALANQFDQLYQIEQETKQAQANAEAERFRQAAAEQARANARDEANRRQRAAAQQAAAQKAAAQRQVQEAENKRVRSREEGFEDELRALELEERKLELQAKRARAARANDYIDAELRESAARTDVIQSDADASRNITSGTKALLEDTGKAEVNRSNSLFGK